The genome window CACCATCACCTCATCGAAGGCTTCCAGCGCTTCATCTCCGGCTCCAAGGCTATGCTGGAGTCTTCCAAGCTGCCGACGTCGGAATACTTGGCCCGGCTCGTTAGCCATGTCAGGAACCTTCCCGAAGAGGAACTCACGGCCAGGCTCAAGCCATATGCCGAGTTCATGGAACGAACAGCCGCCACCAACTCCGATCTGAGACGCAGGGAATACGCTCGGCTTATCAAGAATGGCGCTTATCTGACCAAAGCCACTCGCGAGGAGCGCGAAGTCACGTTGATCAACGAGTACATGAAGGCCATCATCGGCAAGCCCACGCCCGTGGGATCTGCCCCCTTGGAGTGAGCCCGGCCGGATTGCGCCCGGTCTGTTTTAGAGCAGATTGCTTTTAAGACGCCCGCTCCGGCGTTAACGGCGCAAGTGAATTGCGCCTACGCCTACGCGGCGGCAAGCCATGCCGACGCACGGCTTGCAGAGCATTTTCAAAAGCAAAATGCTCTAACGCAGTGATTGCTGCCGAGGCTGCGAGTTGAAAGGCCAAGCTTCATGGACACGCTCATCGGGCAACCGGAAATGCTTGATATCCGCATCGCGTTGCCGGGAGCTGTTTCTAAAGCAGATTGCTTTTAAGACGCCCGCTCCGGCGTTGACGGCGCAATTAAATTGCGCCTACGCCTACGCGGCGGCTAGCCATGCCGACGCATGGCTAGCAGAGCATTTTCAAAAGCAAAATGCTCTAAATCTTAGGATTGGTGTTTATCTGGGTCGTGCGCAGATATGACATCTGCTGCCATAACCGTTGCGGCTTAGCAAAGCGCGTTCTGGAACTGAGTGAGAGATGCTGAAAGCTTTGAGCCGGATAGAGCAGGAAAAAGCATGAGCAGCTTTGATTGGGTTGAGGCTCTCGGCCTGCTGGCCGGCGCGCAGACGACCTTTGCCTTCCTGCCGCAAGCCCTTAAGGTCTGGCGCGCCAAATCGGCCGATGATATCTCCTTGGCCACCTTCCTCATCTTCTGTTCGGGCGTGACCTGCTGGTTTTTCTACGGACTGTTCATCGACTCGTTGTCCGTAATCCTGGCCAATGCCGTGACCCTAATACTGGCCGCCTCTATCGTTTGGCTCAAGGTCAAATACACTCGCCGCAAATCCATGGGCGCTTCCTGCTCGCCCGACGAATCCAGATAATCATCTCCACGGCCGCGACATGTTGCGAGCGGTCTTGCTATGTTGGCGCGGGAGGATGTGCCGCGCATGATTTCAAGACTACTCGCGGGCCGCTGGGGACCGGCCATATGGATGACGAGCCTCACGCTCCTCGGCATCGCGTCCATGATCCCCTTCAGACTTCCTGGAAGCCTACTCGACAAGATGCTTCACTTTCTGGCCTACTTCGCGCTGTCCACTTTGGCCTTCAAGGTCTGGCCCATCGGCTGCCGGCTATGGCTCGCCACGGTTCTTCTGCTCATGCTCGGAGCCGGCATCGAAATTGCCCAACTGCACCTTGCCGGACGTGAGGCGTCCTGGCTCGACATGGTCAGCAACGCTTTGGGTATTGGCACGGCCGTGCTCTTTACCTTTCGCCTGCGCGGGTCGCTCGCGAATCATCTTGTCTCTCGACGCGTCCCGCCGGTTAGGACGGCTGCCAACCCGAAGTCATAAAGGTGCGCTACTCATCCTCGCCGGTGAATCCTCCAATCCGACCATATGCGCAAGCGAAGCCGTCCTGGTCGCCAAGAAGGCTCTGGTCCTCGGCGACGGCCTCATCCGCCTCCTCCTGCAGCCACTCCAGAAGCGCCAGGGTATCATCCGTATTGCCCACGATTTTCACGAGCTCCGAAGCCCGTAGTTTGGCCAGTTCCAGAAGCACGCCCATGCGCTGGGCCCTGTTCAGGGTCCTGCCGAGATGCCGCCTATTCATCGGAGCCTCCAGATTCCCTGCGAGCTGGCTGGCGCCACTCGCGATAGAAGCTTGATCGGGCTCGTTCCTTGACCCATTTGGATCGTCCCAAAAGCTTGGCCGAGGCACGGATACGCCCCAGCAAAGCCTGGTCGATGACAGAGGCTTCGGGGTTCTGCGCCAGCCTCTCAATGAGCGCCAGCAGCGAAGCTACATCCGCACTATATGCCCCCTGGACTGCCTCGCGATACCTTTTTTGCAAGGTCCCGATATCGCCGCTCATCCCTAAATTCCTCCACATGTCCGCAAAATGTTAACTCAGCTTCCAAGCGACTGCCCAGCGAAGTCAGGATGAACACCCAACACCGAGCCAGTCGCAACATATCGCTCTCTACAACTACAACCAAGCTTGACACAAAGTAAAGGCAAAAACTTGACTCAAGTCAAGCCAAAACAGCACACACAGTAAGCCTTCTACAGATAACGGAATTTCAAAGGATATCTTGTACGCATAGAGCACCTATGAAGGCTACTAGCGGACAAACATCCGCCATTTCGACCTGCCAAGAACGTTCGTTTACGTCATTGGCTTCCTAATCAGTCGCCGTTGACTTCGCGTTCGCCATGGGGTAGGCGACAAACAGCTTCAATACCTCGTCACTTGCCGGATCGCGGGTAGCCCGTGTTCTTTCTCCCCGGCCGCACTGTCGCGGCGTTTCGCCTCAACCCGCTTCGCAATATCAAGGCTGCCAATCGCCTTGCTGCGTATTTATCCAGGGGCAACCCTGACAAGGTTCTTTCTTGTTCTTAGAGTGATTGACTCATCAGTTGACGTAGGATCACTTCGGCCTGGTGTTCGCTGCTTTTCAGCCCCTGCTTCAGGAAATTGCGGCGGCTGAAGTTAAGCCTCCAGGCAAGACCGTGAGATCGGCGCGATATGATTTTTCGGATGATGAAGCTTGATCGCCTTTAGGAGCCGCTTGCGAATTGACCTGATGCGCTCAGGATTCGGCGATCATGTTAACGACGGCCGGTTACCACCCGGCAACCCGAAACTCGAGGTTAGGAGTCTAGGAGGCTAGGCCACGTAGTGCATTCGGTTCACTTCGCTTGCATCAAACGGCCGAGATCGGGCCAGCCTGTCTCTGCTTCGGAAAGCGGACGGCCTGCACTAGATTTCCCATCGAACAAACAACAATCACCATCGCGTGACAAGGTACGGTAATCATCATGAGCAGCATCCCTATTTCGGTCGAAGGATTCCAGCGCTTGGAAAAAGAGCTGCACAACCTGAAAAAGGACCGCCCCGAAATCATCCAGGCCATCAAGGAAGCCCGCGAAGAGGGCGATTTGCGGGAAAACAGCGGCTACCATGCCGCCCGCGAGCGCCTGGGCTTGTTGGAGGCGCGCATCAGCTTTATCGAGTCGCGCATGCCACAGTTCAACATCATCGACCTTGCGACCCTGGGCGGCGATAAAGCCATATTCGGCGCCACTGTGGAAATCGAGGATATGGATACGGGCGACAAAAAGCGTTACACCCTTTTGGGCCCGGACGAAGCCGAGCCTACCAAGGGCAGCATCTCCATCCTCTCTCCTGTCGGCCAGGCTTTGCTTGGCAAGGAAGCTGGCGACGAAATCGTCGTCAATGCACCTCGCGGCAGAATCCAGTACGAAATCATTTCCATCCGCTTCAACGGATCGGGCGCGCCCAAGAATTGATGCTATCTGCCCTGGGCGAACCTCTCCATAGACCAAGATAGACAAGGGCCGGAAGCATGTGCTTTCGGCCCATTCTTTCGATAGCCACCCGCTATCATGCGCATAGGTCCACTTCCACGTCCCCGCCCCAAATAGCCAGAGGCGGCAGCATGCTTCCGGCTGGCACGAGCAATGCGATCATCTCGTCGGACACACGCTGGACGATGCCCGGGCTTTGCAGGAATCCACAGGCATCCACCAAGCCTGCGAGTCGCCCAGGCCGCAAGCGCTCGATTTCATATATGGCCAAGCCCTGTCGCGGCACCACCAGTTCGGCACACTCGGTGAAGACCCTGCGCCATTGGTCCCTGCGCCGCATGGCCCGCTGTTCCGGCGACCTGGGCCGGACCTGCGCGGCCACATCCAACTCAACAAGGTGAAAACGGGAGTCTGCGCGCCAGGGGCCGAGAACTCCCTCCAGTTCCTCTGCCTTGCGCAAGGCCACAATGCTGCCCGGCCTGAGCAACTCGGCTTTCCAACGTTTGAGGGCCACACCACCGCCCTGACGGGAGACGAGGCCAGTTGTATCGATCACCAATCGCGTCACTCCGAGCTCCATGGCATGATCACGCAGGCATTGCACTCCGGCCAGGACCGGCAGCATGTGTCGCACAGGGCTCGTGTCTCCCACGAACCAGCTAGCGCTGGTATGCAGTGAACCAGCATGACCTGAAGCCGGCACCGCCAGACTCATAGCGCCGGGGATGCCGTAGCTGGGCTGACCCATGTCCGCGTCCAGCAATCCCACGCTTTCGCCCCTGGTCGTAAGGGTATTTGCCAGCCATATCGCAAACGTCGACTTGCCCGTGTCCGTGGCGCCTATCACTAGCACAGGACCAGGAGCCAGCTCACGGGCAAGGCGCTCCCATGCGGCAGGCACGAGAATGCTCGCCCCCATGTCATGCGAACGGCTCATGACATGTCCTCATGACAGAGTGTTTCAGCCGATATCGATAAACGAGCAGTCACCTCTCCGCCCATCCCGCGGTCATAGGCTTCTCCTCTCATGAATATAGCAAGCGCTCGACGGATCGAGAAATAGTCTTTTCAGGTTCAGCCACTGCGGTAGGCGTAACTGAAGGCTGCTCCAGCGACAGGATACGGGGCAGACCGGCAATACGTTATTTACTGACTGGCGGATCAGACTTTCCGCCATCCCGGAAACAAAAAAAGCCCCGGAGAAGATCTCCAGGGCTTGATATCGCTTTCCATCGGCGCGTGCCGAACTATTACTATTGTCCGCAGACCTCATCGTACTCTCTAACCAACTCCTGCATGAGTTCCTGCACGGAGATGATCTTGTCTACACGATAGGCATTGTGGCCGGCGAAGACCAATCCATTTGCGACCTTGCCCTGCGTGGCGCTGATCAGCGCTTCGGAGATGCAGAACGGCGCGTTACGGAAGTCGCAGCCATGCACACAACGGTAGAGACAAGCCTTGGGCTTCCTGCCGCCCTGATCCACTTCGTCAAGGAACGGGTTGCGGATAGCACGACCGGGCAACCCAACAGGGCTCTTGATAAGCGCCATGTCGCTCTCTTTGGCATCCAGATAAGCCTGCTTGAACTCAGGAGCAGCATCGCACTCGTGGGTAGCCACAAAACGCGTGCCCATCTGCACTCCTGCCGCACCCATGCGCAGGAAGCGGCAGATGTCCGCGCCCGTGTAGATGCCTCCTGCCGCGATAACCGGGATCGGCGCACCGGCAGCATCCGCAAAGGGTTGCACTGCCGCAATGACTTCGGGGATGAGTTGTTCAAGCGTATGCGCGGGTTCATCAACCTGTTCGGGTTTGAAGCCCAGATGCCCGCCGGCCAGGGGCCCTTCAACCACAACGGCATCGGGCAGGCGGCCGCGCTGCTTCCATTTCTTACATATGATCTGTGTCGCGCGGCCCGAGGATACGATGGGCAAAAGCTTGGGCGCAGCCTTGCCTTCCATTAGCTTGGGTAGGCCCAGGGGTAATCCGGCTCCGGAGATGATGAGATCGACGCCTTCTTCCACGGAGACCTCGACCATATCATCGTAATTGGTCAAGGCGACCATGATGTTGACGCCCAGCACGCCCTTGGTGAGGCTACGAGCCTCGCGGATGTGCCTGCGTAGCGCGCGCTTATTGGCTTCGCGGAAGTTCTTCTTGAAGTCCGGCTCGTCCCAGCCGATGTCGGCTGTGGCGATGATGCCGATTCCTCCGGCGTTGGCCACGGCCGCGGCCAGACCCGACAGCGAGATGCCGACGCCCATGCCGCCTTGTATAATAGGCACCGGAACCGACAAATCACCAATTGTAAGTGGTGGCATAGCCATTTTGTTCTTTACTTTCCTTTCTCGTAAGGTGCTTCAGCCGTGTCTTGGCGCTTGCGACCAGGACCGGCTCGCGTAATCGGGCCCAACGGGCTTTTAGCGGACACGGAGAAGCCGAGGGGCTGTTCAAGGATTGAACTCCACTTGCCAAGTTCGGATCGGGGATTTGGAAAGGCCGCCCCTTCCTGCAGTCTCATGATTGCCCGGTCCGCATGGCCTCTCCTGCCTTCAATCGAGGCAAACAAGCCAGAGGATGATGACGAATCCGGTCGAATAGAGCAAGTCTACGTAGCGCAGAAAGTGAGCAAGCTCAAGCTGTTTAGACGGCAAATAGACGCGCCGCACGGGCATGCGTACTCACCGACATATCAATAATAAGACTTTGGAGCGCATTGTCTCAGAAAGCTGCAACTTTTTTCCAAGCCCTTTTGGAGCACGTGCTTATCATTCTCCAGACGCCTAGGATTGAATTCTAATACCGATCAAACTCGATTTCTTATGAAATAGCTCGCTACGCCCCGGAAATGCTCGCCCCTAGGAGACTTCGCGTACTCGGGCCAATTAACAGCGAAGTCACGCCCAAATGCACGACATCAGACAAACAAGCTTACCCGCTCGACCTCCTCCGACGTACAGGTTACCAGAAACCGGAG of Desulfocurvibacter africanus subsp. africanus DSM 2603 contains these proteins:
- a CDS encoding VanZ family protein, whose protein sequence is MISRLLAGRWGPAIWMTSLTLLGIASMIPFRLPGSLLDKMLHFLAYFALSTLAFKVWPIGCRLWLATVLLLMLGAGIEIAQLHLAGREASWLDMVSNALGIGTAVLFTFRLRGSLANHLVSRRVPPVRTAANPKS
- a CDS encoding NAD(P)H-dependent flavin oxidoreductase translates to MAMPPLTIGDLSVPVPIIQGGMGVGISLSGLAAAVANAGGIGIIATADIGWDEPDFKKNFREANKRALRRHIREARSLTKGVLGVNIMVALTNYDDMVEVSVEEGVDLIISGAGLPLGLPKLMEGKAAPKLLPIVSSGRATQIICKKWKQRGRLPDAVVVEGPLAGGHLGFKPEQVDEPAHTLEQLIPEVIAAVQPFADAAGAPIPVIAAGGIYTGADICRFLRMGAAGVQMGTRFVATHECDAAPEFKQAYLDAKESDMALIKSPVGLPGRAIRNPFLDEVDQGGRKPKACLYRCVHGCDFRNAPFCISEALISATQGKVANGLVFAGHNAYRVDKIISVQELMQELVREYDEVCGQ
- the greA gene encoding transcription elongation factor GreA, which translates into the protein MSSIPISVEGFQRLEKELHNLKKDRPEIIQAIKEAREEGDLRENSGYHAARERLGLLEARISFIESRMPQFNIIDLATLGGDKAIFGATVEIEDMDTGDKKRYTLLGPDEAEPTKGSISILSPVGQALLGKEAGDEIVVNAPRGRIQYEIISIRFNGSGAPKN
- a CDS encoding Clp1/GlmU family protein, which encodes MSRSHDMGASILVPAAWERLARELAPGPVLVIGATDTGKSTFAIWLANTLTTRGESVGLLDADMGQPSYGIPGAMSLAVPASGHAGSLHTSASWFVGDTSPVRHMLPVLAGVQCLRDHAMELGVTRLVIDTTGLVSRQGGGVALKRWKAELLRPGSIVALRKAEELEGVLGPWRADSRFHLVELDVAAQVRPRSPEQRAMRRRDQWRRVFTECAELVVPRQGLAIYEIERLRPGRLAGLVDACGFLQSPGIVQRVSDEMIALLVPAGSMLPPLAIWGGDVEVDLCA
- a CDS encoding SemiSWEET family sugar transporter — encoded protein: MSSFDWVEALGLLAGAQTTFAFLPQALKVWRAKSADDISLATFLIFCSGVTCWFFYGLFIDSLSVILANAVTLILAASIVWLKVKYTRRKSMGASCSPDESR